The Desulfuromonas versatilis genome has a segment encoding these proteins:
- the fliJ gene encoding flagellar export protein FliJ, with the protein MSKQFKLQSVLDYRSLREDLARQQLAAAQQREADLLTRLVREQEALEHLQADFDTRQRQGMAPHEFALHSDHISHKVKVVAAALEEWEAAGEEVAERRRALGEASQEKKLLEKVKERQLSEFEAEQRRREMAFLDEIAVQHYKR; encoded by the coding sequence ATGAGCAAGCAGTTCAAACTCCAGTCCGTGCTCGACTACCGCAGCCTGCGCGAAGACCTGGCCAGGCAGCAGCTGGCCGCCGCCCAGCAGCGCGAAGCCGACCTGCTGACCCGGCTGGTGCGCGAGCAGGAGGCGCTGGAACATCTGCAGGCCGACTTCGATACGCGCCAGCGCCAGGGGATGGCGCCCCACGAGTTCGCCCTGCACAGTGACCACATCAGCCACAAGGTCAAGGTGGTGGCGGCCGCCCTCGAAGAGTGGGAGGCCGCCGGCGAGGAGGTGGCGGAGCGGCGCCGGGCCCTGGGCGAGGCGAGCCAGGAGAAGAAGCTGCTGGAAAAGGTCAAGGAGCGCCAGTTGAGCGAGTTCGAGGCCGAACAGCGCCGCAGGGAGATGGCTTTTCTGGACGAGATCGCGGTCCAGCATTACAAGAGGTGA
- a CDS encoding MotE family protein encodes MKNWPRLKRAALGACLLLVLGSTTAWGQQQAPGENQQFGSVEERRIRYSLQQERARLQAEYAKKEEMLALREIELKSLQAEVDKKLDELRNMRQELEKQLAQKDEIETRRIKQLSRMYEKMEPAQAAGLMSELDQDLAVQILSGMKAKAAGRLLDAMDQDKATSLSAAYSELGAR; translated from the coding sequence ATGAAAAATTGGCCAAGGTTGAAAAGGGCGGCCCTGGGAGCCTGTCTGCTGCTGGTTCTCGGCTCGACGACCGCCTGGGGGCAGCAGCAGGCGCCGGGCGAGAATCAGCAGTTCGGCAGCGTCGAGGAGCGGCGCATCCGCTATTCGCTGCAGCAGGAGCGAGCCCGTCTGCAGGCCGAATACGCGAAAAAGGAAGAAATGCTCGCCTTGCGGGAAATTGAGCTAAAGAGTTTGCAGGCCGAGGTCGATAAGAAACTCGACGAGCTCAGAAACATGCGCCAGGAGCTGGAAAAACAGCTGGCGCAGAAGGATGAGATCGAGACCAGGCGGATCAAGCAGCTCAGCCGCATGTACGAAAAGATGGAGCCGGCCCAGGCCGCCGGCCTGATGAGCGAACTCGATCAGGACCTGGCGGTGCAGATCCTCTCCGGCATGAAAGCCAAGGCGGCGGGACGTCTGCTCGACGCCATGGACCAGGACAAGGCCACCAGCCTCAGCGCCGCCTACTCGGAACTCGGGGCCCGCTGA